A genome region from Christensenella minuta includes the following:
- a CDS encoding DUF3795 domain-containing protein — MIEARCGRLCSNCGYFEKCGGCVNRDKPVWAARCPVKSCCEEKKLKHCGLCSGFPCRKLVKFAKDKDYGDGGLRIGQCRAWKEIGEDAVYEE; from the coding sequence ATGATAGAGGCAAGATGTGGGAGACTTTGTTCAAACTGCGGATATTTTGAAAAATGCGGCGGCTGTGTGAACCGCGATAAGCCTGTTTGGGCGGCGCGCTGCCCGGTCAAGAGCTGCTGTGAAGAGAAAAAGCTCAAACACTGCGGTTTGTGCAGCGGATTCCCCTGCAGGAAACTGGTGAAATTTGCCAAGGATAAAGACTATGGAGACGGCGGCCTCCGCATCGGCCAGTGCCGTGCATGGAAAGAGATCGGAGAGGACGCGGTTTACGAGGAGTAA